The Novosphingobium humi DNA window ATCCCCCCACTGAAATCCATCCAAACCTCTGCAGCGCATCATCAACCGATGTGCCCTTCATCTGTGTCGACCCTTGAACATTTTGGCCGCAAGCCAGCCTGCTGATCGGAGCCTGTTATGCCCACAATCCCACCCGATATCATCGCGGCCGCGCGCGCATCGCAGGCCAAATGGAAAATCCCGGCCAGCATCAGTCTGGCCCAATGGGCGCTGGAAAGCGCCTGGGGCAAATCTGTCAGCGGCAAGAACAACTATGGCGGCATCACCGCCAAGGTCAGCGGGGCCAGCTTCCCCCATGTGCCCGGAACGCCGCTGGAGCCTGCCACGCTCTGCTGGACGCGCGAAGTCGTCAATGGGCAGAGCGTGCGGTGCCAGCGCTATTTCAAGGATTACGCCAGCGCAGAGGACTATTTCGACGCCCACGGCAAGCTGCTGGCCACCGGCAAGCCCTATGCCAAGGCGCGCGCGCTGCTGCCTGATCCCAACGCCTTCGCCGACGCCCTGACTGGCGTTTACGCCACCGATCCGAAATATGGGTCCACGCTCAAGGCCATCATGCGCGGGTCCAACCTTTATCAGCATAATTTGCCTTTGGCTTAAAGGGTAAGTGCATGAACTGGCTCAAACAGGCGCTGACCGGGCGCGATAACCAGACTTTCGCCTTTGCGCGTCTCATCGGCTTTGCTGTGATGATCGTCTTTGGCTTTGGCCTGCCGATGTATGCGATTGTCACCATTCGGGATAACGCGATGGACGTCGGTGAGTGGCTCCAGATCTGGTCTGCGCTGCCGGTCTATCTCAGCCTGATCATCGGCGCCGTGGGCATGCTGATCGCCGGCACTGCCTTTACCGAACCTCACGGGACACCCCGTGACAAGGCTGCCCCGCCGCCTGATCAGCCCTGAGGGCCGTTTCGCCCGCAACCTCCTCTCAAATCTCCCGGAGAAATATCATGAAAGCAATCCGCCTTCTGGTGGTGGCGCTGGCGCTTGTCCTCAATCTGGCGGGCAACGCCATGGCCACGGTTACCCTGCCTCAGGTCAACAATGCGGGCGGCGCCAAAGTGCCCGCGCAGGGCGCTGTGCTGATCGGATCGGACGGCAATGAGATCGGCAATTCGGCCAATCCTGTGCAAATGGCGACGCTTGGCGGCGTTGGTTACCTCGACAGCACGGCCGCGCTGGGCGGCGGCGCGACCTTTACGGGCGTGGATCGACCGACGACGGGCCTGACATTCGCGACCAGGTTCAAGGCTCGGGTCATCACCGATCAGACCGGGACGCTCTACATTGACCAGTCGATCGACGGAGGCAGCACCTATCGGGTGGTTTCGACGACGGCCGTGACGGCCGGGACGGTCGCCAATGCTTCGGTCGATATCACCGGCCCTTATGGCGCCGGCACCACCTTCCGGGTCCGTTACGTCAACGGCGCGACCCCCCAGACCTATCTCAATCTGTCTTCTGCCTTTGCCGGGGCGTAATGCGATGACTGTCATCCACGCCACCATTGTCGAAAGCATCGACAGCGAGGCCGGGAAGCAGCCCGGCGCCATTGAACTGCGCGAACTGGATGGCGAGGTGAAGGGCATCGCGTTTCGGTGCCCTTGCGGCTGCGGCTATCAAAGCTGGCTTCCCGTACAACGCGAGGAGCGCGGCTGGGCATGGGACGGCAACCGCGATGCGCCCACGCTCACGCCCTCGATCCTGCAATCCGGCCTGCCCTGCAAATGGCATGGCTATCTGACCGCC harbors:
- a CDS encoding glycoside hydrolase family 73 protein — encoded protein: MPTIPPDIIAAARASQAKWKIPASISLAQWALESAWGKSVSGKNNYGGITAKVSGASFPHVPGTPLEPATLCWTREVVNGQSVRCQRYFKDYASAEDYFDAHGKLLATGKPYAKARALLPDPNAFADALTGVYATDPKYGSTLKAIMRGSNLYQHNLPLA
- a CDS encoding DUF6527 family protein; the protein is MTVIHATIVESIDSEAGKQPGAIELRELDGEVKGIAFRCPCGCGYQSWLPVQREERGWAWDGNRDAPTLTPSILQSGLPCKWHGYLTAGEFRSC